The Nothobranchius furzeri strain GRZ-AD chromosome 8, NfurGRZ-RIMD1, whole genome shotgun sequence genome includes a region encoding these proteins:
- the LOC107392671 gene encoding claudin-19 isoform X2 yields the protein MQIVGFLIALVGVAATVAATFMVEWKKEAQGKFHIYEGLWMTCSGTERTTCERHKSVLKLSDEVQATRSVMLVCLFLSAVALIVSTVGMKCTRLMDSMPESKAKVAVTGGMLFLISGFVTIIITSWYVSIIVEIYHKSHRLQTREFGNAIFVSLGGGFFSVVGGAFLSCRRCCETKSSASKSSNHLLPTTHSKSNYV from the exons ATGCAGATCGTGGGATTTCTCATCGCTCTAGTCGGAGTCGCTGCGACTGTTGCTGCAACTTTCATGGTGGAGTGGAAGAAGGAGGCTCAGGGCAAATTCCACATCTATGAAGGTCTGTGGATGACCTGCAGCGGGACAGAGAGGACGACCTGTGAAAGACACAAGTCTGTGCTCAAACTGTCAG ATGAAGTCCAGGCAACGAGATCCGTGATGTTGGTGTGCCTCTTCCTGTCTGCCGTTGCGCTGATTGTCTCCACGGTGGGGATGAAGTGCACCCGGCTGATGGACAGCATGCCGGAGAGCAAAGCTAAAGTAGCGGTCACTGGAGGGATGCTCTTCCTCATCTCAG gttttgtaaccatcatcatcacctcctGGTATGTCAGCATAATTGTTGAGATCTACCACAAATCACACCGTCTGCAGAC GAGAGAGTTTGGTAATGCAATATTTGTCAGCTTGGGTGGAGGATTCTTCTCTGTGGTTGGCGGTGCTTTCCTAAGCTGTCGGAGATGTTGTGAGACTAAATCCTCAGCGTCCAAAAGCTCCAACCATCTCCTCCCTACCACACACTCCAAGTCTAATTACGTCTGA
- the LOC107392671 gene encoding claudin-19 isoform X1 yields the protein MASFGMQIVGFLIALVGVAATVAATFMVEWKKEAQGKFHIYEGLWMTCSGTERTTCERHKSVLKLSDEVQATRSVMLVCLFLSAVALIVSTVGMKCTRLMDSMPESKAKVAVTGGMLFLISGFVTIIITSWYVSIIVEIYHKSHRLQTREFGNAIFVSLGGGFFSVVGGAFLSCRRCCETKSSASKSSNHLLPTTHSKSNYV from the exons ATGGCCAGCTTTGGGATGCAGATCGTGGGATTTCTCATCGCTCTAGTCGGAGTCGCTGCGACTGTTGCTGCAACTTTCATGGTGGAGTGGAAGAAGGAGGCTCAGGGCAAATTCCACATCTATGAAGGTCTGTGGATGACCTGCAGCGGGACAGAGAGGACGACCTGTGAAAGACACAAGTCTGTGCTCAAACTGTCAG ATGAAGTCCAGGCAACGAGATCCGTGATGTTGGTGTGCCTCTTCCTGTCTGCCGTTGCGCTGATTGTCTCCACGGTGGGGATGAAGTGCACCCGGCTGATGGACAGCATGCCGGAGAGCAAAGCTAAAGTAGCGGTCACTGGAGGGATGCTCTTCCTCATCTCAG gttttgtaaccatcatcatcacctcctGGTATGTCAGCATAATTGTTGAGATCTACCACAAATCACACCGTCTGCAGAC GAGAGAGTTTGGTAATGCAATATTTGTCAGCTTGGGTGGAGGATTCTTCTCTGTGGTTGGCGGTGCTTTCCTAAGCTGTCGGAGATGTTGTGAGACTAAATCCTCAGCGTCCAAAAGCTCCAACCATCTCCTCCCTACCACACACTCCAAGTCTAATTACGTCTGA